A stretch of Ursus arctos isolate Adak ecotype North America unplaced genomic scaffold, UrsArc2.0 scaffold_4, whole genome shotgun sequence DNA encodes these proteins:
- the YBEY gene encoding endoribonuclease YbeY isoform X2, with amino-acid sequence MSLVLRNLQRAVPIRRVPLRKRMEIVRSTLGVQKFDLGIICVDNKSIQHINRVYREKNIPTDVLSFPFHENIKAGELPQPDFQDDYNLGDIFLGVEYIFQQCKGDEDYYDILTVTATHGLCHLLGFTHSTEAEWQKMYQKEKQVLEELSRRTGTSFQPLSRGLF; translated from the exons ATGAGTTTGGTGCTTAGAAATCTGCAGCGAGCTGTCCCCATCAGGAGGGTGCCCCTTCGCAAGAGGATGGAAATTGTGAGGAGTACATTAGGGGTGCAGAAGTTCGACCTGGGGATCATCTGTGTTGACAACAAGAGTATTCAGCACATCAACAGGGTCTACAGAGAGAAAAACATCCCAACAGATGtgctttcctttccatttcatgAG AATATAAAAGCAGGGGAACTTCCCCAACCTGATTTTCAAGATGACTACAATTTGGGTGACATTTTCCTAGGAGTGGAGTATATCTTCCAGCAGTGCAAAGGAGATGAGGACTACTATGACATCCTTACT GTGACTGCCACCCATGGGCTCTGTCACCTGCTGGGCTTCACACACAGCACAGAAGCTGAGTGGCAGAAG ATgtaccagaaggagaagcaggttctcgaGGAGCTGAGCCGGCGCACTGGGACCAGCTTCCAGCCCCTGAGCAGGGGCCTCTTCTGA
- the YBEY gene encoding endoribonuclease YbeY isoform X1 has protein sequence MSLVLRNLQRAVPIRRVPLRKRMEIVRSTLGVQKFDLGIICVDNKSIQHINRVYREKNIPTDVLSFPFHENIKAGELPQPDFQDDYNLGDIFLGVEYIFQQCKGDEDYYDILTVTATHGLCHLLGFTHSTEAEWQKVGAILQVLQHRGCNALCTRCPRNQGCLSCPCSQMYQKEKQVLEELSRRTGTSFQPLSRGLF, from the exons ATGAGTTTGGTGCTTAGAAATCTGCAGCGAGCTGTCCCCATCAGGAGGGTGCCCCTTCGCAAGAGGATGGAAATTGTGAGGAGTACATTAGGGGTGCAGAAGTTCGACCTGGGGATCATCTGTGTTGACAACAAGAGTATTCAGCACATCAACAGGGTCTACAGAGAGAAAAACATCCCAACAGATGtgctttcctttccatttcatgAG AATATAAAAGCAGGGGAACTTCCCCAACCTGATTTTCAAGATGACTACAATTTGGGTGACATTTTCCTAGGAGTGGAGTATATCTTCCAGCAGTGCAAAGGAGATGAGGACTACTATGACATCCTTACT GTGACTGCCACCCATGGGCTCTGTCACCTGCTGGGCTTCACACACAGCACAGAAGCTGAGTGGCAGAAGGTAGGAGCCATCCTCCAGGTCCTCCAGCACAGAGGGTGCAATGCCCTGTgcaccaggtgccccaggaaccaGGGCTGCCTGAGCTGCCCCTGCAGTCAA ATgtaccagaaggagaagcaggttctcgaGGAGCTGAGCCGGCGCACTGGGACCAGCTTCCAGCCCCTGAGCAGGGGCCTCTTCTGA